A stretch of the Thiomicrorhabdus indica genome encodes the following:
- a CDS encoding methyl-accepting chemotaxis protein: protein MEQVTFNKRSAGQNLLILLFVFFIINSVGLATIIFYQNKGEVEQNRLQAQFAEKMRTFSEIQAHLGYGQMIHNFKNFVIRGDQDYRSSSYIQAFENNINTLKAAKSHYLQLEGIVDIEKNSLQTIEAVYQEYAKKFELAKQLKSQGLTPNEIDKQVLVDDRPAMKALQELAIHIETACSNELTAKQAEVAQTIVWVTALEFVAVFLLVLLSFELLVRRQIIAPVKRMRDEIKNICDSASILNAEKHIRIEGVKETQQLACYMQGMLSRIGSTMNEMTTIKTTVDQSTANIMIADNDLNIVYMNRAIIQTLESVEKEIQKMLPHFSTEKLIGENIDIFHVNPAHQRKLLENLQDTYVAKLTLGELHLQIIVNPITNDHGEKTGFVTEWKDVTESVKLEKMQSAVEQNLKVMVNRAAKGHIGEEIDTSLLDGFIRDLGDQINFMSRSIHQANESIATVIDSMSSGDLTVRVNGDYEGDLGHMQSAINSSLDSLSKTMAQVKEGANRIGDDMKRLSEGNQQITGRIRHQASSLEQTAATMEEITAAVRNNAENAKHANELTIDASRTTEEGAKVMRLTIESMQQIKESSGQIEQIIGLIDSIAFQTNLLALNAAVEAARAGEHGRGFAVVAGEVRNLAGKSADAAKEIKTLIERSVEQVTEGTRLAEESGNALQQISDSITQVTGMVGEIASSSFEQSQGIDQLNQAIIDLDKNTQENAHLVEASAETAQSTADASTHLVESVNQFKVREQGTGTPRAENRGLGLPKK, encoded by the coding sequence ATGGAACAGGTAACATTTAATAAACGGTCGGCAGGACAGAATCTATTGATTCTCTTATTTGTCTTTTTCATTATTAATTCTGTAGGCTTGGCTACGATTATTTTTTATCAAAATAAAGGCGAAGTGGAGCAAAATAGACTGCAAGCGCAGTTCGCTGAAAAAATGCGTACCTTTTCCGAAATTCAAGCGCACTTAGGTTATGGTCAAATGATCCATAACTTCAAAAACTTTGTTATTCGCGGCGATCAGGACTACCGTTCTTCAAGCTATATCCAAGCTTTCGAAAATAACATCAATACATTGAAGGCAGCAAAATCTCATTATCTGCAATTGGAAGGCATTGTAGATATCGAGAAAAACAGCTTGCAAACAATTGAAGCGGTTTATCAAGAATATGCCAAGAAATTTGAGCTGGCTAAACAGCTCAAGTCGCAGGGACTTACTCCAAATGAGATTGATAAACAGGTGCTCGTGGATGATCGCCCTGCTATGAAAGCATTACAAGAATTAGCAATACATATTGAAACGGCCTGTTCAAACGAGCTGACAGCGAAACAAGCAGAGGTAGCGCAAACCATTGTTTGGGTTACGGCTTTGGAGTTTGTGGCGGTCTTTTTATTAGTATTGCTCTCTTTTGAATTGTTGGTTCGACGTCAGATTATTGCACCGGTCAAAAGAATGCGTGATGAAATTAAAAACATCTGCGATTCTGCAAGCATATTGAATGCCGAAAAACATATCCGTATCGAAGGGGTTAAAGAAACTCAGCAGCTGGCGTGCTATATGCAAGGCATGTTGAGCAGAATCGGTAGCACCATGAATGAAATGACCACGATTAAAACCACCGTCGACCAAAGTACGGCCAATATTATGATTGCGGACAATGATTTGAATATTGTTTATATGAATAGAGCCATCATTCAAACGCTCGAGTCGGTAGAGAAAGAAATCCAGAAAATGCTGCCACACTTTTCAACTGAAAAACTCATTGGTGAGAATATTGATATATTTCATGTCAATCCTGCTCACCAAAGAAAATTGTTGGAGAATTTGCAGGATACTTATGTTGCCAAACTAACTTTAGGTGAATTGCATCTACAGATTATCGTTAACCCAATCACTAATGATCATGGTGAAAAAACCGGTTTTGTGACTGAGTGGAAAGATGTGACGGAGTCAGTCAAGTTAGAAAAGATGCAGTCTGCTGTTGAACAAAATCTTAAAGTAATGGTTAACCGAGCAGCCAAGGGCCATATTGGTGAAGAAATCGATACTTCTTTATTGGATGGTTTTATCCGAGACTTAGGTGATCAAATTAACTTTATGTCTCGTTCAATCCATCAGGCGAATGAGTCGATTGCAACAGTCATTGACTCCATGTCAAGTGGTGATTTGACGGTAAGGGTTAATGGTGACTATGAAGGTGATTTAGGACATATGCAGTCCGCCATCAATAGCTCTCTGGATAGCCTGTCGAAAACAATGGCGCAAGTCAAAGAAGGTGCAAACCGTATCGGCGACGATATGAAAAGGCTTTCAGAAGGCAATCAACAGATTACAGGGCGAATCCGTCATCAAGCAAGTTCACTGGAACAAACCGCGGCAACGATGGAAGAGATTACCGCGGCTGTTCGTAATAATGCTGAAAATGCGAAACATGCAAATGAGCTAACGATTGATGCAAGTCGCACCACGGAAGAGGGGGCGAAAGTGATGCGTCTAACGATCGAGTCCATGCAACAGATTAAAGAGTCGAGCGGTCAAATTGAGCAAATTATTGGTTTAATCGACTCCATTGCTTTCCAAACAAACTTATTAGCGTTGAATGCTGCGGTTGAGGCTGCGAGGGCAGGAGAACATGGACGAGGTTTTGCAGTTGTTGCCGGGGAAGTGCGCAATCTTGCTGGGAAATCTGCAGACGCTGCAAAAGAGATTAAAACGTTGATTGAACGCTCTGTGGAACAAGTGACAGAGGGTACTCGATTGGCTGAAGAGTCTGGTAATGCTCTACAGCAGATTAGCGATTCTATTACTCAAGTCACTGGAATGGTCGGCGAGATAGCGAGCAGTTCATTTGAGCAATCTCAAGGCATTGATCAGTTGAATCAAGCTATCATCGACTTGGACAAAAACACTCAAGAAAATGCGCATTTAGTCGAGGCTTCGGCTGAAACGGCTCAAAGTACCGCTGATGCATCTACTCACCTTGTAGAGAGTGTGAACCAGTTCAAGGTAAGAGAGCAAGGGACTGGGACTCCTCGTGCAGAGAACCGTGGATTAGGTCTGCCAAAAAAATAG
- a CDS encoding 2Fe-2S iron-sulfur cluster-binding protein encodes MAKITVIGQGECDFDGQFSLLEALDENGFDMPYSCRGGNCGACLVKLVAGDVEEIQSPVYEADKGHILTCSVIPLTDITIELV; translated from the coding sequence ATGGCGAAGATAACCGTAATCGGCCAAGGAGAGTGTGATTTTGATGGCCAATTTTCATTGCTTGAAGCTCTTGATGAGAATGGATTTGATATGCCTTACAGCTGCCGTGGCGGTAATTGTGGTGCCTGTCTGGTGAAGTTGGTTGCCGGCGATGTGGAAGAAATCCAATCACCGGTTTATGAAGCGGATAAAGGTCACATCTTGACTTGCAGCGTTATCCCTTTGACAGACATCACTATTGAATTAGTTTAA
- a CDS encoding ion transporter codes for MSMTWNDFQTRFQMIRDNKIFEVFVITIIILSSLMIGIRTYNLHPTFESILIILDYGVTLFFLMEIMIRMAAEDRLRDFFKKGWNVFDFTIVVISLIPLDDSQYALIARMLRLFRVMRLISFIPELRVLVTALITALPRMGYVALLMFIIFYLYAVIGNLLFAHINPVLWGDLGISLLTLFRVATFEDWTDVMYETMAVYKLSWMYYITFIFFSAFVFLNMMIGIVVDVLAEEHKKMEAEKMGVSLEEHESFETHINDEIKALHTKLDQLLAMQQQQNKP; via the coding sequence ATGAGTATGACCTGGAATGATTTTCAAACCCGTTTTCAAATGATTCGCGATAACAAAATTTTTGAAGTATTTGTTATTACCATCATTATTTTATCTTCATTGATGATAGGTATTCGTACCTACAACCTGCATCCGACATTTGAATCGATTTTGATTATTTTGGATTATGGCGTTACTTTGTTTTTCTTAATGGAAATCATGATTCGCATGGCGGCAGAAGATCGTTTGCGAGACTTCTTTAAAAAAGGTTGGAATGTTTTTGACTTCACCATTGTGGTCATCAGTCTGATTCCATTGGACGATTCACAGTATGCATTGATTGCACGAATGTTACGTTTATTCCGTGTGATGCGTTTGATTTCTTTTATTCCGGAACTGCGCGTTTTGGTGACTGCGTTAATTACTGCTTTGCCAAGAATGGGGTATGTAGCGCTGTTAATGTTTATTATTTTCTATTTGTATGCAGTCATCGGTAACTTGTTGTTTGCACACATCAACCCAGTTTTATGGGGAGATTTAGGGATTTCATTATTGACTCTGTTCCGTGTTGCGACGTTTGAGGACTGGACAGATGTTATGTATGAAACGATGGCGGTCTACAAACTGAGTTGGATGTATTACATCACGTTTATTTTCTTCTCTGCATTTGTGTTTTTAAATATGATGATTGGTATTGTGGTCGATGTTTTGGCTGAGGAGCATAAAAAAATGGAGGCTGAAAAAATGGGCGTCAGTTTAGAGGAGCATGAATCTTTTGAAACGCATATCAATGATGAAATTAAAGCGCTCCATACAAAGTTAGATCAGTTATTGGCTATGCAACAACAGCAAAATAAACCATAA
- a CDS encoding DsrE family protein produces the protein MKTWKKFAIAGLVLGLSLNANAADASKTSDGFKLKPVPELQDPPSDRFPGDPAEHKAVYMWNKADPDYQLGILNSIQAMIKKYGDNVEIAVVAIGPGLHVLAKEPQRKVDPLTYERVGSFAKDYNVRWIACGNTMNTIHWTDSDMRPFAEYSEVGAAALMELQEEGYKLLVW, from the coding sequence ATGAAAACTTGGAAAAAATTTGCTATCGCCGGATTAGTACTTGGCTTAAGCCTCAATGCAAATGCAGCTGATGCAAGCAAAACATCCGATGGATTCAAACTTAAACCGGTTCCAGAGTTGCAAGATCCTCCAAGCGATCGTTTTCCTGGTGATCCAGCGGAACATAAAGCGGTCTATATGTGGAACAAAGCCGATCCAGATTATCAGCTAGGAATTTTAAACTCGATTCAAGCAATGATTAAAAAATATGGCGACAATGTAGAAATTGCTGTGGTTGCCATTGGTCCTGGCTTACATGTGCTGGCCAAGGAACCACAGAGAAAAGTCGATCCATTAACCTATGAACGCGTGGGCAGTTTTGCTAAAGATTACAATGTTCGTTGGATTGCTTGTGGTAACACTATGAATACTATTCATTGGACAGATTCAGACATGCGCCCTTTTGCAGAATACTCGGAAGTGGGTGCCGCAGCGTTGATGGAACTGCAAGAAGAAGGTTACAAATTACTGGTCTGGTAA
- a CDS encoding BolA family protein: MSIKGQIESVIQAEFSPLEMQVINESHMHSGPATDSHFKLVLVSETFDGLNKVKRQQAVYRALAEIMPQIHALGLHTYTQDEWQSIHQQAPASPKCGGGH; this comes from the coding sequence ATGAGTATTAAAGGTCAGATTGAATCTGTTATTCAGGCGGAGTTTTCACCACTGGAAATGCAGGTTATAAATGAAAGCCACATGCATTCAGGGCCTGCAACTGACTCACATTTTAAGTTGGTTTTAGTTTCTGAAACGTTTGACGGCTTAAATAAGGTTAAACGTCAGCAAGCGGTATATCGTGCCTTAGCCGAAATTATGCCGCAGATTCATGCGCTGGGGCTGCATACTTACACACAGGATGAATGGCAATCGATTCACCAACAAGCGCCGGCTTCCCCAAAGTGTGGTGGAGGCCATTGA
- a CDS encoding symmetrical bis(5'-nucleosyl)-tetraphosphatase has translation MATYIIGDLQGCFDELERLLNHIDYRPGQDQLWFVGDVINRGPKSLECLRFVKHACENDHAQMVLGNHDFHLLAAYAGLEKYLSKSDTIMPILESDDVDELVNWLRMQPLLVSHEVYDAVMVHAGIPPQWSIDQAKAYAKEAEYHLQNDDWQTFLREHLFGNQADRWCESLQGWQRIRYIVNAFVRMRYCDAEGKLDFQQKSSPEKYLKKMRKHQAVTAADLKISDTMQPWFLWNTRKNRDTQIFFGHWSTLGAIDGYGIHATDTGCLWGGQLTAYELESKKRHCIDCPQQRKPKVKKPKPKNM, from the coding sequence ATGGCTACCTACATTATTGGTGACCTACAAGGTTGTTTTGATGAACTTGAACGATTACTGAATCACATTGATTACCGACCAGGGCAAGATCAATTATGGTTTGTTGGCGATGTCATTAATCGCGGCCCGAAATCTCTAGAATGTCTTCGTTTCGTCAAACACGCGTGTGAAAATGACCATGCTCAAATGGTGTTGGGTAACCATGACTTCCATCTTTTAGCCGCATACGCTGGACTTGAAAAATATCTATCTAAATCCGATACCATCATGCCGATTCTAGAGTCCGATGATGTTGACGAGCTAGTAAATTGGCTCCGAATGCAACCTTTATTAGTGAGTCATGAAGTGTATGATGCTGTGATGGTACATGCTGGTATCCCGCCACAATGGAGCATTGATCAAGCAAAAGCTTATGCAAAAGAAGCAGAGTATCATTTACAAAATGACGACTGGCAAACCTTCCTACGAGAGCACCTATTTGGTAATCAAGCGGATCGTTGGTGCGAAAGTTTGCAAGGTTGGCAAAGAATTCGCTACATCGTCAACGCATTTGTACGCATGCGTTATTGTGACGCCGAAGGTAAACTCGACTTTCAGCAAAAGAGTAGTCCAGAGAAGTATTTGAAAAAAATGCGTAAGCACCAAGCGGTCACAGCAGCAGATTTAAAAATTTCAGACACTATGCAACCTTGGTTTTTGTGGAATACCCGAAAAAATCGAGACACGCAGATTTTCTTTGGCCATTGGTCAACGCTGGGCGCCATCGACGGCTATGGCATTCATGCAACCGATACCGGATGTTTATGGGGCGGACAATTGACTGCATATGAGCTGGAAAGCAAAAAACGCCATTGCATTGATTGCCCTCAGCAACGCAAACCAAAGGTAAAAAAACCGAAACCTAAAAATATGTAA
- the rsmA gene encoding 16S rRNA (adenine(1518)-N(6)/adenine(1519)-N(6))-dimethyltransferase RsmA: MREKRSPAGRNANPANKHRGNSGHQHKKQFGQNFLNNQRVIDQIVMSIRPQAEDHMVEIGPGEAALTDPIIHVVKKLEIIEIDNDLIAPLKIKFASLPAFNLHHTDALKFDYNTLLDSADEQLRVVGNLPYNISSPLMFKLIEHAANIHDMHFMLQKEVVERICAEPGSKTFGRLSVMMQYFCQTEHLFDVGPENFTPPPKVDSAIVRLIPYKQKPIVAYDEALFADLVRQSFSLKRKTLRNNLKGWLDANQIESCGINPSVRAEQLPVSAFVALANKLYEIKNR; this comes from the coding sequence ATGAGAGAAAAACGTTCACCGGCCGGCCGAAACGCAAACCCTGCCAATAAACACCGAGGCAATAGCGGACACCAACACAAAAAACAATTTGGACAGAACTTTCTGAATAATCAGAGAGTCATTGACCAAATTGTCATGAGCATTCGTCCTCAAGCTGAGGATCACATGGTTGAAATTGGCCCCGGTGAAGCAGCTCTGACTGACCCAATTATTCACGTGGTGAAGAAACTCGAAATCATAGAAATAGATAATGATTTAATTGCACCTTTGAAAATTAAATTTGCCAGTCTGCCTGCATTTAATTTGCATCACACCGACGCATTAAAGTTTGATTACAACACCTTATTGGACTCAGCCGATGAGCAACTCCGGGTAGTTGGTAACCTTCCTTACAATATATCCAGCCCACTGATGTTTAAACTGATTGAACACGCTGCAAACATTCACGACATGCATTTTATGCTGCAAAAAGAAGTCGTTGAACGCATTTGCGCCGAACCAGGTTCAAAAACCTTCGGGCGGTTAAGCGTCATGATGCAGTATTTTTGTCAAACCGAACACCTGTTTGATGTCGGACCCGAAAACTTCACACCACCACCCAAAGTGGATTCCGCTATCGTTCGACTAATCCCTTACAAACAAAAACCTATTGTGGCATACGATGAAGCACTATTTGCAGACTTGGTTCGCCAATCCTTTAGCCTGAAACGTAAAACCTTACGCAACAATCTAAAAGGCTGGCTAGATGCCAATCAAATTGAAAGTTGTGGCATTAATCCATCGGTTCGTGCAGAACAACTGCCAGTCAGCGCGTTTGTCGCACTGGCAAATAAACTTTATGAAATAAAAAATCGCTAA
- the pdxA gene encoding 4-hydroxythreonine-4-phosphate dehydrogenase PdxA, producing MTKRLVITSGEPAGIGPDLVLMLAQQDWDHELVVIADKTVLENRAAQLGIKVSLKPYKTEHTTSASRSGELTLLHMPTPAKVEAGILNPKNGGYIVEMLKRAIDGCMNNEFDAMITGPIHKGVINEAGIPFSGHTELLAEHSGTERVVMMLATPGLRVALVTTHLPLLEVPKAITPKLLTEILTITHNSLENQFGIQNPNILVTGLNPHAGEGGYMGREEIEVIEPTLEKLRSSMQLEGPLPADTLFTPKYLQRADAVVAMYHDQGLPVLKHMGFGNAVNITLGLPFIRTSVDHGTALDLAGTGKANVGSFLYALEVAQEMLAGQNQK from the coding sequence ATGACAAAACGATTAGTCATCACTTCCGGTGAACCGGCCGGTATCGGACCAGATTTAGTTTTAATGCTTGCCCAACAAGATTGGGATCACGAACTGGTTGTCATTGCAGATAAAACCGTGTTAGAAAATCGCGCCGCGCAACTTGGCATCAAAGTCTCCTTAAAACCCTACAAAACAGAACACACTACGTCTGCAAGTCGCTCAGGAGAACTCACCTTATTGCACATGCCAACCCCTGCTAAAGTTGAGGCCGGCATCTTGAACCCAAAAAATGGCGGATACATTGTTGAAATGCTCAAGCGAGCCATTGATGGCTGCATGAATAATGAATTTGACGCCATGATTACCGGCCCAATTCATAAAGGCGTAATTAACGAAGCTGGCATTCCATTCAGTGGCCACACTGAACTTTTAGCGGAACACTCGGGAACTGAACGAGTGGTTATGATGCTGGCAACGCCAGGGTTACGAGTCGCTCTAGTCACCACGCATTTACCCTTACTTGAAGTTCCTAAAGCCATCACACCCAAATTGCTCACGGAAATTCTGACAATTACCCATAACTCTCTCGAAAATCAGTTTGGAATTCAAAACCCAAATATTTTAGTCACAGGCTTAAATCCTCATGCAGGTGAAGGCGGGTATATGGGGCGTGAAGAAATTGAAGTCATAGAGCCAACACTAGAGAAACTACGTAGCTCCATGCAACTCGAAGGCCCCTTACCAGCGGACACCTTATTTACACCGAAGTATCTGCAAAGAGCGGATGCTGTGGTTGCCATGTATCATGACCAAGGCCTGCCTGTTCTCAAGCACATGGGTTTTGGCAATGCCGTCAATATTACACTGGGTTTACCATTTATTCGCACATCTGTCGACCACGGTACAGCCTTAGACTTGGCAGGAACCGGTAAAGCCAATGTCGGCAGTTTTCTCTATGCACTAGAAGTCGCTCAAGAAATGTTAGCTGGCCAAAACCAAAAATAA
- a CDS encoding peptidylprolyl isomerase, producing the protein MKQFNSPIAASLLTGWLAFSGATLISTQALAETNLIDRVVAVVDDDIILQSQLQAKMQEQAMKLQAQNIQLPPTQELAQQVLDNLILEKVQLNRAKLTGISVTEEAINQQLQKIAQKNGLNLLQLQQQMDAQKPNGFKMLRSEIEKQLTIQKLRETEVISRTQVTESEINNYLTRQSLSQTKLNLKHILISIPESATPSQRQAALDEAQTLRRRIIAGEDFSQLAVRFSNGSKALQGGDLGWMQPSEIPTFFSEAANTLNVGETSQIIESPSGFHLIQLAGESDGSNQKVTEYHLHQFVVLSDNITSNEPPQSLITLTQSIKNLTDFKALNNRFADIPEEINRNSDLGWLNAGQLPPALAEIVTGLQPGQAIGPFANEQGWLIVFLEDTRLQTQNKQLQSQQAIQAVRMRKANEMFDVWLRRLKDEAYIRIQLDESTQS; encoded by the coding sequence ATGAAACAATTTAATTCTCCTATTGCAGCCTCCCTTCTCACTGGCTGGTTGGCATTTTCCGGCGCCACTCTAATCAGCACCCAAGCATTGGCTGAAACGAATCTTATTGACCGTGTCGTTGCCGTGGTTGACGATGACATTATCTTACAAAGTCAGCTGCAAGCTAAGATGCAAGAACAGGCAATGAAACTGCAAGCGCAGAACATCCAACTTCCGCCAACTCAAGAATTAGCGCAACAAGTTCTAGACAATTTAATCCTAGAAAAAGTGCAATTGAATCGTGCCAAACTAACCGGCATCAGCGTCACAGAAGAAGCCATCAACCAGCAGTTGCAAAAAATTGCGCAAAAAAATGGTTTAAACCTATTACAACTGCAACAACAAATGGATGCACAAAAACCAAATGGCTTCAAAATGCTGCGCTCGGAGATTGAAAAACAGCTAACAATCCAAAAACTTCGCGAAACTGAAGTGATTAGCCGCACGCAAGTCACGGAAAGTGAAATTAACAATTACCTGACACGACAAAGCTTGTCACAAACCAAATTAAACCTAAAACACATTCTGATTTCTATTCCAGAATCAGCGACCCCAAGCCAACGTCAAGCAGCTTTAGATGAAGCTCAAACGCTGCGCAGACGTATTATCGCTGGGGAAGACTTCAGTCAATTAGCCGTGCGCTTTTCAAACGGTAGCAAAGCTTTACAAGGCGGAGACTTAGGCTGGATGCAACCCAGCGAAATCCCAACTTTCTTTAGTGAAGCAGCCAATACATTAAACGTGGGTGAAACGAGTCAAATCATTGAATCACCTAGTGGTTTTCACTTGATTCAACTGGCCGGTGAGAGTGATGGTTCCAATCAAAAAGTCACGGAATATCATTTACATCAGTTTGTGGTGTTAAGTGACAACATTACCAGCAATGAACCGCCTCAAAGCCTAATAACGCTCACGCAATCTATTAAAAATCTTACTGACTTCAAAGCGTTGAACAACCGCTTTGCAGACATTCCAGAAGAAATTAACCGCAACTCCGACTTAGGCTGGCTAAATGCTGGGCAACTACCACCTGCACTGGCTGAAATCGTTACAGGACTACAACCTGGTCAAGCAATTGGACCTTTTGCCAATGAACAAGGATGGTTAATTGTCTTCTTGGAAGATACACGTCTGCAAACACAAAATAAACAACTGCAATCACAACAAGCAATACAAGCCGTTCGCATGCGCAAAGCCAATGAAATGTTTGATGTTTGGCTCAGACGTTTGAAAGACGAGGCTTATATCCGAATTCAACTGGATGAGTCAACTCAATCCTAA